The following proteins are co-located in the Hydrogenophaga sp. RAC07 genome:
- a CDS encoding fimbria/pilus outer membrane usher protein — MPARCAASSMPWPRNERRVVLTTALLIGTGQAFAAHQVRLLDVWINGQSADANAFIVEEEGRFFASAQAMAAWRLKPADLARTIDGEPHHSLHPWQPQMRPSTQRLELTAAAAAFTGQVVNLGDTASQAVALSPSHLGLALDYTLNLDRDRSGSQSSAFLDLRAFGLSPQGGLRHSGLLQLGDQPANGPRFRRLDTAWQHADPDTLWRTTVGDAFSCGGEIAPTLRFAGVQARSDFGLQPDQVHHPLPSVQGSAQVPSGIDLLINDRPAGSLAVGSGPFSLETLPTLTGAGEIRIVQRDLQGIEQVRTVPYYTSPRLLRSGLTDSCFEAGVLRLNYGLPSDRYAGHFAAASVRHGWSNTLTTQARVESSDLVRSLRLGGHWIPSQWGVLSVQAALSQTEGMGSGHSMRLALERTTRQVHLSASLDQADDGFRQLDGSRAPLRRAALFGGWTLGQTSWSAGAIWQTGATGLKTRVLTASVQRRMGNDWQMGLSALQREHRWSMALMLTRQLDRDTTTAVRAQTDRDSRLALQAQRHEPVAGGQGWRLQASTGQQRAMGAWSWLGEAGRVEVQAAQLAQSGSTALRATASGGLIWLGGMPVAGRALGEGVAAQIEVEGMVGVGVRLNHREVAVTDAQGRAWVHGLHAWEDNVIGISADALPMDTLLSFPEMRLRPRAQSVVQAKFPARRSRSVLLEVIRPTGEPVAAGSRARRSDDAPGSGAPFAQGGKVFLNDIEEVNRIRIDGPQGVCHLLFKAPDASLIQPAIGPLTCQAHPL; from the coding sequence ATGCCGGCACGCTGCGCGGCCAGCTCGATGCCGTGGCCGCGCAATGAGCGACGGGTCGTCCTGACCACCGCATTGCTGATCGGGACGGGCCAGGCGTTCGCCGCCCACCAGGTGCGCCTGCTCGATGTCTGGATCAACGGGCAGTCGGCCGACGCCAACGCCTTCATCGTGGAGGAAGAGGGCCGGTTCTTCGCCTCGGCCCAGGCCATGGCGGCCTGGCGCCTCAAACCCGCCGATCTGGCGCGCACCATCGATGGCGAGCCCCACCACAGCCTGCACCCCTGGCAGCCGCAGATGCGCCCGAGCACCCAGCGGCTGGAGCTCACCGCAGCCGCTGCCGCGTTCACCGGCCAGGTGGTGAACCTGGGCGATACCGCCAGCCAGGCGGTGGCCCTGAGCCCTTCTCACCTGGGCCTGGCGCTGGACTACACCCTCAACCTGGACCGCGACCGCAGCGGCAGCCAGAGCAGCGCCTTTCTGGACCTGCGCGCCTTCGGCCTATCGCCCCAGGGCGGGCTGCGCCACAGCGGCCTGCTGCAACTGGGTGACCAGCCCGCCAACGGGCCCCGGTTTCGCCGGCTCGACACCGCGTGGCAACACGCCGACCCCGACACCCTGTGGCGCACCACCGTGGGCGACGCGTTCAGCTGCGGCGGCGAGATCGCGCCCACGCTTCGTTTTGCCGGCGTGCAGGCGCGATCCGACTTCGGCCTGCAGCCCGACCAAGTGCACCACCCGCTGCCTTCTGTGCAGGGCAGCGCACAGGTGCCCAGCGGCATCGACCTGCTCATCAACGACCGCCCCGCCGGCAGCCTGGCCGTGGGTTCCGGCCCGTTCTCGCTGGAGACCCTGCCCACCCTGACCGGGGCAGGTGAAATCCGCATCGTGCAGCGCGACCTGCAAGGCATCGAGCAGGTGCGCACCGTGCCCTACTACACCAGCCCCCGCCTGCTTCGCTCGGGCCTGACCGACAGCTGCTTCGAAGCCGGCGTGCTGCGCCTGAACTACGGCCTGCCGAGCGACCGCTACGCCGGGCACTTTGCCGCCGCCTCGGTGCGCCACGGCTGGAGCAACACCCTGACCACCCAGGCGAGGGTGGAGAGCAGCGACCTGGTGCGCAGCCTGCGCCTGGGCGGGCACTGGATCCCGTCGCAATGGGGTGTGCTCAGCGTGCAGGCCGCGCTCAGCCAGACCGAGGGCATGGGCAGTGGCCACAGCATGCGGCTGGCACTGGAGCGCACCACGCGGCAGGTCCACCTGAGCGCCAGCCTGGACCAGGCCGACGACGGCTTTCGCCAGCTCGACGGCAGCCGCGCCCCGCTGCGGCGCGCCGCCCTCTTCGGCGGCTGGACCCTGGGCCAGACCAGCTGGTCGGCCGGCGCCATCTGGCAGACCGGCGCCACCGGCCTGAAAACCCGGGTGCTCACGGCCTCGGTGCAGCGGCGCATGGGCAACGACTGGCAGATGGGCCTGAGCGCCTTGCAGCGCGAACACCGCTGGAGCATGGCGCTCATGCTCACCCGCCAGCTCGACCGCGACACCACCACCGCGGTGCGGGCCCAGACCGACAGAGACAGCCGCCTCGCGCTGCAGGCGCAGCGCCACGAGCCGGTGGCCGGCGGTCAGGGCTGGCGCCTGCAGGCCAGCACCGGCCAGCAGCGCGCCATGGGCGCCTGGAGCTGGCTGGGAGAAGCCGGGCGGGTGGAAGTGCAGGCGGCCCAGCTCGCCCAGTCCGGCTCCACCGCCCTGCGCGCCACCGCCAGCGGCGGCCTCATCTGGCTTGGTGGCATGCCCGTGGCCGGGCGCGCGCTCGGCGAAGGTGTGGCCGCGCAGATCGAGGTCGAGGGCATGGTCGGTGTGGGCGTGCGGCTCAACCACCGCGAGGTGGCCGTGACCGACGCGCAAGGCCGCGCCTGGGTTCACGGCCTGCATGCCTGGGAAGACAACGTCATCGGCATTTCGGCCGACGCCCTGCCCATGGACACGCTGCTGTCGTTTCCCGAAATGCGCCTGCGCCCGCGCGCCCAGTCGGTGGTGCAGGCGAAGTTTCCTGCGCGGCGCAGCCGCTCGGTGCTGCTGGAGGTGATACGCCCGACCGGTGAGCCCGTGGCCGCCGGTTCGCGCGCACGCCGCAGCGACGATGCCCCGGGCAGCGGCGCACCGTTTGCACAGGGCGGCAAGGTGTTCCTGAACGACATCGAGGAAGTCAACCGCATCCGCATCGACGGCCCGCAAGGCGTCTGTCACCTGCTGTTCAAAGCTCCCGACGCTTCGCTCATCCAGCCCGCGATCGGCCCGCTCACCTGCCAGGCGCACCCGCTGTGA
- a CDS encoding fimbrial biogenesis chaperone: MRPLAMDRVWSSLLLGAALLCGNAEAFQVRPVRLDLGSRQPTGQLVVSNPTARPLLIQAEAFDWSQTQDRDQLQPSSDLIVNPPIFELAPGAQQVVRVGLRRAAQDGVERPHRIWLTQVATTPDEGDTGVQMLLRLSLPVFVVGTGAGTSQAQWQRGAADGVVELNNAGTRHVHVRELRLASDDGAPTTLGPCYALPGGRCRWPLPPALRHKTLRIEADSNAGTLRGQLDAVAAQ; this comes from the coding sequence ATGCGCCCCCTTGCGATGGACCGTGTCTGGTCGTCTCTGCTCCTCGGTGCGGCGCTGCTTTGCGGCAACGCGGAGGCGTTTCAGGTGCGGCCGGTGCGCCTGGACCTCGGCAGCCGCCAGCCCACTGGTCAGCTGGTGGTCTCCAACCCCACGGCGCGTCCCCTGTTGATCCAGGCTGAGGCCTTCGATTGGTCACAAACGCAAGACCGCGACCAACTCCAGCCCAGCAGCGACCTCATCGTCAACCCGCCCATCTTCGAGCTGGCCCCCGGCGCCCAGCAGGTGGTGCGCGTGGGCCTGCGGCGCGCCGCGCAAGACGGCGTGGAGCGCCCGCACCGCATCTGGCTCACGCAGGTGGCCACCACACCGGACGAGGGCGACACCGGTGTGCAGATGCTGCTGCGCCTGAGCCTGCCCGTGTTCGTGGTCGGCACCGGTGCCGGCACGTCACAGGCGCAATGGCAGCGCGGCGCGGCCGATGGCGTGGTGGAACTCAACAACGCCGGCACGCGCCATGTGCACGTGCGCGAACTGCGGCTGGCCAGCGACGACGGCGCGCCCACCACCCTGGGCCCGTGCTACGCGCTGCCCGGCGGGCGCTGCCGCTGGCCGCTGCCGCCGGCCCTGCGTCACAAGACCTTGCGCATCGAAGCCGACAGCAATGCCGGCACGCTGCGCGGCCAGCTCGATGCCGTGGCCGCGCAATGA